The following are from one region of the Staphylococcus argenteus genome:
- the aroC gene encoding chorismate synthase, which produces MRYLTSGESHGPQLTVIVEGIPANLEIKVEDINKEMFKRQGGYGRGRRMQIEKDTVEIVSGVRNGYTLGSPITMVVTNDDFTHWRKIMGTEPISEEERENMKRTITKPRPGHADLVGGMKYNHRDLRNVLERSSARETAARVAVGALCKVLLEQLDIEIYSRVVEIGGIKDKDFYDSETFKANLDCNDVRVIDDGIAQAMRDKIDEAKNDGDSIGGVVQVVVENMPVGVGSYVHYDRKLDGKIAQGVVSINAFKGVSFGEGFKAAEKPGSEIQDEILYNSEIGYYRGSNHLGGLEGGMSNGMPIIVNGVMKPIPTLYKPLNSVDINTKEDFKATIERSDSCAVPAASIVCEHVVAFEIAKALLEEFQSNHIEQLQQQIADRRQLNIEF; this is translated from the coding sequence ATGAGATATCTAACTTCAGGAGAATCACATGGACCTCAATTAACAGTTATTGTCGAAGGTATACCGGCAAATTTAGAAATTAAAGTTGAAGATATTAATAAAGAAATGTTTAAGCGTCAAGGTGGTTATGGTCGAGGTCGACGTATGCAAATTGAGAAGGATACAGTAGAAATAGTATCTGGCGTTCGAAATGGCTATACATTAGGTAGCCCAATTACTATGGTTGTAACAAATGATGACTTTACTCATTGGAGAAAAATTATGGGAACTGAGCCAATAAGTGAAGAAGAACGAGAAAATATGAAACGTACAATTACGAAGCCAAGACCGGGACATGCAGATTTAGTTGGCGGTATGAAATATAATCATCGTGACTTACGAAATGTTTTAGAACGTTCATCTGCTAGAGAAACAGCAGCACGTGTAGCTGTCGGTGCACTATGCAAGGTTTTATTAGAACAATTAGATATCGAAATATATAGTCGCGTAGTTGAGATAGGTGGCATTAAAGATAAAGATTTTTATGATTCAGAGACATTTAAAGCAAATCTTGATTGTAATGACGTGCGTGTAATTGATGATGGCATCGCTCAAGCAATGCGCGATAAAATTGATGAAGCGAAAAACGATGGTGATTCAATCGGTGGTGTCGTTCAAGTTGTAGTTGAAAATATGCCCGTCGGTGTTGGAAGTTATGTTCATTATGATCGTAAGCTAGACGGTAAAATTGCACAAGGTGTTGTCAGCATTAATGCTTTTAAAGGTGTAAGTTTTGGTGAAGGATTTAAAGCAGCTGAAAAGCCAGGTAGTGAGATTCAAGATGAAATTCTATATAATAGTGAAATTGGCTATTATCGTGGATCTAATCATTTAGGTGGTTTAGAGGGTGGTATGTCAAATGGTATGCCAATTATTGTAAATGGTGTAATGAAACCTATTCCTACGTTATATAAACCATTAAATTCAGTTGATATAAATACTAAAGAAGACTTTAAAGCAACTATAGAACGTTCTGATAGTTGTGCTGTACCTGCAGCAAGTATAGTGTGCGAACACGTTGTTGCATTTGAAATTGCGAAAGCATTGCTAGAAGAGTTCCAATCAAACCATATTGAACAACTTCAACAACAAATTGCTGACCGCAGACAATTAAATATTGAGTTTTAA
- the aroB gene encoding 3-dehydroquinate synthase, whose translation MKLQTTYPSNNYPIFVEHGAIEHINTYINQFDQSFILIDEHVNQYFANKFNDVLSFENVHKVIIPAGEKTKTFNQYQETLEYILSHHVTRNTAIIAVGGGATGDFAGFIAATLLRGVHFIQVPTTILAHDSSVGGKVGINSKQGKNLIGAFYRPDVVIYDLDFLNTLPFDEILSGYAEVYKHALLNGESATQDIEQHFKNRASLQSLSGIDKYITKGIETKLDIVVADEKEQGVRKYLNLGHTFGHAVEYNYKIAHGHAVMIGIIYQFIVANILFNSNHDIQHYINYLMKLGYPLDMITDLNFETLYQYMLSDKKNDKQGVQMVLIKQFGDIVVQHIDQTTLQHACEQLKTYFK comes from the coding sequence ATGAAATTACAAACAACGTATCCTTCAAACAATTATCCAATATTTGTTGAACATGGTGCAATTGAACATATTAACACGTACATTAATCAGTTTGATCAAAGTTTTATATTAATTGATGAGCATGTAAATCAATATTTTGCTAATAAATTTAATGATGTTTTATCATTTGAAAATGTACATAAAGTCATTATTCCAGCAGGTGAAAAGACAAAAACGTTTAACCAATATCAAGAAACGTTGGAATATATTTTATCTCATCATGTGACGCGTAATACAGCAATTATTGCTGTTGGTGGTGGTGCAACTGGTGATTTTGCTGGATTCATTGCAGCAACACTTTTGCGAGGCGTTCACTTCATTCAAGTGCCAACGACGATACTAGCACATGATTCTAGCGTTGGTGGAAAAGTTGGTATTAACTCGAAGCAAGGTAAAAATTTAATCGGCGCATTTTATCGTCCAGATGTTGTTATTTATGACTTGGACTTTTTAAATACTCTGCCATTTGATGAAATATTAAGTGGCTATGCGGAAGTTTATAAGCATGCGTTATTAAATGGTGAATCAGCGACGCAAGATATCGAGCAACATTTTAAAAATCGCGCGTCATTACAATCATTAAGTGGAATTGATAAATATATTACTAAAGGCATTGAAACAAAATTAGATATTGTTGTTGCTGATGAAAAAGAACAAGGTGTTCGAAAGTATTTAAATTTAGGTCATACATTTGGTCATGCCGTGGAGTACAACTACAAAATAGCACACGGTCATGCCGTAATGATAGGTATAATATATCAGTTTATCGTTGCAAACATATTGTTCAACTCTAATCATGATATCCAACATTATATTAATTATTTAATGAAACTAGGTTATCCTTTAGACATGATAACTGACTTGAATTTTGAAACGTTATACCAATACATGCTAAGTGATAAAAAGAATGATAAGCAAGGTGTACAAATGGTGTTGATTAAACAATTTGGAGACATTGTAGTACAACACATTGATCAAACAACACTGCAACATGCGTGTGAACAACTAAAAACATATTTTAAGTAG